GAACCACTGGCGCAGGATGGGCCGCCGCATGCTGGTCGATTATCTCGTTCAGAACTACGCCTTGGATGAAATGCCGCGGCGCAACGCGGCCTGACCGTCAGACTGCGCTGGCCCCCAATCTGGCACGCATCTGAGAAAAGAGGACTTGGCTCTCGCCGACGCTCGCATCGGGAATGACGACATCGGCGATGACCACCATGGCACCGCGGCGACCATCAGCTCCGGGCATGCCCAGACCGCCATAACTGCGCATTGATCGCGATTGGGTACCGGGTGAGAAATCCACGGCAACGATCGTGCCGTCGATGGCGGTCAGCTTCCTCGTACACCCCAGCGCCGCATCCCAGACGGGGATCCGTATCCGGGCAACGAGGTCATCTTGCTTCCTCAGGAACACTTGGTGCGGCTTGATCGTGACCCTGACTTCGAGATCCGCGCCAGAGACCCTGCCGGTCTCTTTGATGATCGAGCCTGTCTCGATGCCTGCTGGCACCCGGATTTTCCCGAGCTTGCCATGGGCCGCGCCATAGCCCTGGCAGGTCGAGCAGACGCACCATTGAATTTTCCCGGTCGATGAGCAGTCGACACAGGCAATCCGTGCTGTGGTCAGTCCATAGGACTGCTGGAACATGCCGTGACCCCGGCAAGAGGGACAGGTAACTCCGACAGGAACCTCGACGCGGCCGAGGCCCTTGCAACCCGTACAGCTTGCCTGATGCCCACCGAGAGACACCACGCCGCCACGGTAGGCCTGCTCCAGAGAGATCTCTATCTCCGCGCGTACCGGGGGTGGCGCTGCGCGGCGGTGATCGCGACGCTGGCTTGCCGCTTCCATGTCCCTGAAGACCTGATCAAAGCCCTCATGGAACGAGGGCTTGCGTCGGGCAGCGCGTTGGGCAAGCGCCCGCGCACGCAGTTGAGGATCGAGAAGGCATTGACGCGCAGCGTTGAGGGCCTTGAACCGCTCGACGTCCTCGGGCTTTGCTCCCTTGTCCGGATGCCAGTCTTTGGCGAGGCGACGGTACGCGGCTTTGACCGCAGCCTCATCTGCCGTCTCTGGCAAGCCGAGCAGGTCGAATGGATCGAATTCAGCAGTCATCGCGCTGCAGCGGCGGTTCTCATTCCGCGGATGCCGGTGGGCCTGGCCTGCATGCCCCACAAGAGGAGCCCGAAGAAGCCGACGAAGACGAAGAAAGCCGACAGTGACGGGGCGATCGCATCGACAGGCGACCAGCCGAACCAGGCGGACACCCCCAACGAGAGGCCTGCGCAGAGAGAAGCCGCGTACGCCGTGAGAGCCGTCTTCTGATTTCCGGAGACGACAGCGATCAACAGCAACAGCGTGGCGCAACCTGTGAGCAACAGGCTATCGATGTAGCGGAACTGTTCGATAGCTTCACGATAGACGGGAGACTGGACCAGAATTGCGTAGACGCCCACCACAGCGCCGGCGCCGCTGATGATCCGCGGCAGCAGCCCTGGGCGATCGTAGTTCAGCCAGCCCCGCAAGAGCACGATGATCACGCCGGCAGCCGCGAGCGGCCCGAAAAATCCGAAGATCAGGGAAGACGGACCTGAGGGGATGCGGCGATCCGGAAGAAACTCAGATGCCGGCAGCAGACGCACGGACAGGAGGCGTACGGCATCCAGGGCGTTCGTGATCTCTGTGATGCGCTTTGCCAGGACCGACGTCTCATAGACGTTCCAGGACGCAACCAGCTGGCACGTGGCGGTCAGGCGGATGACGAGTTCGCCTGACACATCGGCTCCGTCCTGACGCGATGACCTGGTCGCGACCGTCCAGGCCACCGGATCGTAGGGGAAAATGCCACTCTCCACGACGGCACCACCAGCCCGCCGCGATGCCACTTCGGCATCCAGGCGAGATCTCAGGTTCTGCAGGAAGTCGGAGCGGGATTCGACAGCTGTCGTCCGCGCCCTGAGGAAAAACGAGACCGCAAGCCGTGCGTCGTCAGGATGGACGAAACTGAGAACTTCGGGGCTGGTCGACCGCACCGGCGTCATCTTGGTGCCGAAGAACGGGACATTCTTCACAAAGGGCTCGACAGACAAGCTGCCGCACCCCTGCTGAGCCATGCCGGGTGAGAGAAAGGCAGCGATCATCAGCCAGGCCAGAGCGGCAACGACGTGTCTCATTCCTGGGCCTCTCGGGCGCAAATCGTGCAAGATCGTTCCAGTGTCGAAGGATAACGGCACAATCGCAAGAGCCTGGCGTTCGAAATCGCCAATCCATCCTTCGCAAAAGAATGGATTGGCCTTCCCGCATCATTGACATTCGCATCCCTGGACCGAAATGTGAACGTGATCGGGCGCCCGCTTATGGATTGAAATGCGACACCTTCCTCCCCCTCGCATCAGGAAAGCTCCGCCACCGGCAGGGCAGGGGGATCTGTTCGCCGGGCCACCCGCGACAGCGCCTGCGGGTCCGGTTCAGCTTCAGAGCGCGAACCCGAAGCCTCCGGTTTATGCGGTTCGCATGCCGCCGCCGCCACGTCGTCCGCCTCCGCGGCTGCCATCACTTGCGTCTCGACCTGTTCAGCGGCCCGTAGAGGCGCAGGTTCCGGCTGC
This genomic window from Bosea sp. RAC05 contains:
- a CDS encoding DnaJ C-terminal domain-containing protein, encoding MTAEFDPFDLLGLPETADEAAVKAAYRRLAKDWHPDKGAKPEDVERFKALNAARQCLLDPQLRARALAQRAARRKPSFHEGFDQVFRDMEAASQRRDHRRAAPPPVRAEIEISLEQAYRGGVVSLGGHQASCTGCKGLGRVEVPVGVTCPSCRGHGMFQQSYGLTTARIACVDCSSTGKIQWCVCSTCQGYGAAHGKLGKIRVPAGIETGSIIKETGRVSGADLEVRVTIKPHQVFLRKQDDLVARIRIPVWDAALGCTRKLTAIDGTIVAVDFSPGTQSRSMRSYGGLGMPGADGRRGAMVVIADVVIPDASVGESQVLFSQMRARLGASAV